Proteins found in one Megalobrama amblycephala isolate DHTTF-2021 linkage group LG5, ASM1881202v1, whole genome shotgun sequence genomic segment:
- the vcpkmt gene encoding protein-lysine methyltransferase METTL21D: MATDEDSEHYFVREIEKNDGSVLRMYQCSKGDVGCVVWDAAIVLSKYLETEQFCSIQSGISTWFSKNIIELGAGTGVVGLVAATLGANVTVTDLEDLQPLLKLNIEKNQQLIRTGSITAKVLKWGGNVEDFLPHPDYILMADCIYYEQSVEPLVETLKLLAGPETCIICCYEQRTVGVNPEIEKRFFELLLQEFQSEEIPPEKQDPEFNSPDIHILHLRRRVD, from the exons ATGGCGACTGACGAGGATTCTGAACATTATTTTGTTAGAGAAATAGAAAAGAATGACGGGTCTGTTTTAAGAATGTATCAGTGCAGCAAAGGGGACGTGGGTTGTGTAGTATGGGACGCTGCTATTGTCCTGTCAAAATACCTCGAAACGGAACAATTTTGCAGTATTCAGTCTGGTATCAGTACGTGGTTCTCCAAGAACATTATTGAACTGGGCGCAGGAACAGGAGTAGTTGGTCTCGTGGCTGCAACTCTGGG CGCAAATGTCACAGTGACAGATCTAGAAGACCTGCAGCCTCTCCTTAAGCTGAACATTGAGAAAAATCAGCAACTCATCCGTACAGGCTCAATCACAGCCAAGGTACTGAAATG GGGAGGAAATGTTGAAGATTTTCTACCTCATCCTGATTATATTCTGATGGCTGATTGTATCTACTATGAGCAG TCTGTGGAGCCACTAGTGGAGACTCTGAAACTGTTGGCTGGACCAGAGACCTGCATCATCTGTTGCTATGAGCAGCGCACTGTTGGTGTCAATCCTGAGATAGAGAAGAGATTCTTTGAG CTACTTCTGCAAGAGTTCCAGTCAGAGGAGATCCCACCTGAAAAACAAGACCCCGAGTTCAATAGTCCTGACATTCATATTCTCCACCTACGACGAAGAGTCGACTGA